One stretch of Microbacterium terrae DNA includes these proteins:
- a CDS encoding gamma-glutamyltransferase family protein — MSFSAPPAFTTRPTLSGTFGMAASTHWIATAVAQSMLERGGNAFDAAVAGGFALHVVEPHLNGPGGDLVGIFATAGEPGTARVLMGQGPAPAGATITHFRSEGLDLVPGAGGLAAAVPGAVDAWLLLLRDHGTLELDDVLAPTIGYARAGVPLLPTTVATIERVQDLFRVDWPSSAELWLPDGGVPAAGSLHRNPAYAGVLERLITAGAEAPTREARIDAARDEWATGFVAQTASAFLRAPHRHASGGEHAAVITADDFAGFRAGYEAAVTAPFRGHVVAKAGAWCQGPALLEALRILEPLPDDLLDVSTPDGAHTVIETLKLVLADRDAHFGDGAALTTLLGDDFVAARRESIGAEASREWRPGIVDGDPGFRPPLRRTADEQVAFAGTGEPTVARTGETRGDTCHIDVVDRWGNIVAVTPSGGWLQSSPAIPELGFCLGTRLQMMWLDESAPSALRPGARPRTTLTPTLVLRDGAAIAALGTPGGDQQDQWQLPALLRMLVGGWTAQEAFDAPTLHTTALVDSFWPRTWEPAGVVVEDRLGDDVIDGLRRRGHDVVRAGDWRLGRLSAVGIDRESGLLWGAANARGMQGYAAGR, encoded by the coding sequence GTGAGCTTCTCGGCACCTCCCGCGTTCACCACGCGCCCGACCCTGTCGGGCACGTTCGGCATGGCCGCGTCGACGCACTGGATCGCGACGGCCGTCGCCCAGTCGATGCTCGAGCGCGGCGGGAACGCGTTCGATGCCGCGGTCGCCGGAGGCTTCGCGCTGCACGTGGTCGAGCCGCACCTGAACGGTCCGGGCGGCGACCTCGTCGGCATCTTCGCGACCGCCGGGGAGCCGGGCACCGCACGCGTGCTGATGGGCCAGGGCCCGGCGCCGGCGGGCGCGACGATCACGCACTTCCGCTCCGAAGGTCTCGATCTCGTGCCCGGCGCCGGTGGCCTCGCGGCCGCCGTGCCGGGCGCCGTGGACGCCTGGCTCCTGCTGCTGCGCGACCACGGCACGCTGGAGCTCGACGACGTGCTCGCACCGACCATCGGGTACGCCCGGGCGGGCGTGCCGCTGCTGCCCACGACGGTGGCGACGATCGAGCGGGTGCAGGATCTGTTCCGCGTCGACTGGCCCTCTTCCGCCGAGCTGTGGCTGCCGGACGGAGGCGTGCCGGCGGCGGGGAGTCTGCACCGCAACCCCGCGTACGCGGGTGTGCTCGAACGACTCATCACCGCAGGCGCCGAGGCTCCGACGCGCGAGGCGCGCATCGACGCCGCCCGCGACGAGTGGGCCACCGGGTTCGTCGCACAGACGGCGTCGGCCTTCCTCCGCGCGCCGCACCGCCACGCGTCGGGAGGCGAGCACGCGGCGGTGATCACCGCCGACGACTTCGCCGGGTTCCGCGCCGGGTACGAGGCGGCAGTCACCGCACCGTTCCGCGGCCATGTCGTCGCCAAGGCCGGCGCGTGGTGCCAGGGACCGGCGCTCCTCGAGGCGCTCCGCATCCTCGAGCCCCTCCCCGACGATCTGCTCGACGTCTCGACGCCGGACGGCGCGCACACCGTGATCGAGACGCTGAAGCTGGTACTCGCCGACCGCGACGCGCACTTCGGCGACGGCGCCGCGCTCACCACGCTGCTCGGCGACGACTTCGTCGCGGCTCGCCGGGAATCGATCGGCGCCGAGGCGTCGCGGGAGTGGCGGCCGGGCATCGTCGACGGCGACCCCGGGTTCCGCCCGCCGCTGCGTCGCACCGCCGACGAGCAGGTGGCCTTCGCCGGAACGGGCGAGCCGACGGTCGCGCGCACCGGCGAGACGCGCGGCGACACCTGCCACATCGACGTCGTCGACCGCTGGGGCAACATCGTCGCCGTGACGCCGTCGGGCGGCTGGCTGCAGTCCTCGCCCGCCATTCCCGAGCTCGGGTTCTGCCTCGGCACGCGGCTGCAGATGATGTGGCTCGACGAGTCGGCGCCCTCCGCGCTGCGCCCCGGGGCACGCCCGCGCACCACGCTGACGCCCACCCTCGTGCTGCGCGACGGCGCCGCCATCGCGGCACTGGGCACGCCCGGCGGTGACCAGCAGGACCAGTGGCAGCTGCCCGCGCTGCTGCGGATGCTCGTGGGCGGATGGACCGCGCAGGAGGCGTTCGACGCACCGACCCTCCACACGACGGCGCTCGTCGACTCGTTCTGGCCGCGCACGTGGGAGCCGGCGGGAGTCGTGGTCGAGGACCGCCTCGGAGACGATGTGATCGACGGGCTGCGGCGCCGGGGACACGACGTCGTTCGCGCCGGCGACTGGCGCCTGGGGCGTCTCTCGGCCGTCGGAATCGATCGCGAGTCGGGGCTCCTGTGGGGCGCGGCCAACGCGCGGGGGATGCAGGGGTACGCCGCCGGACGCTGA